A stretch of Oryza brachyantha chromosome 4, ObraRS2, whole genome shotgun sequence DNA encodes these proteins:
- the LOC102703863 gene encoding actin cytoskeleton-regulatory complex protein PAN1-like: protein MDSRRGAYYYYMTAAAAAKVDATDDEEPPAPAELAPKAASQKKVVEVQGAGLGDGAVDAAPPVREDLTCPECGKAFLSDKAMYGHLRSHPQRRSRYKGAAAAADEGFMGGVTRTRKVAQKEAALGDHHHPGRSPVTGKRGRPPPSAGSGGPPAPAPAPSMLQPLLTEEEEAAMTLLDLAAGRRRTSEQPTQQERVADDDDGPPAALHRMPSVERDAHAPGVQQLSAPDHVGGDDAEQKTWEAEKPELHVHIFGIVQGFVVQEEPEKAALKEHVAAVTAEPHMPEPRTPVKLGPIAEAPILGDKNRPADTPLSSSRRTKYPVKPGSHGVEQQSPPAPAPPAADVGPPPPPVVRRIPSPASDKKFGCPVCPRTFSSYQALGGHTTMHKRELRRSAQQRQHDAHSILAQQLHGVVDAPVVAASGRGPVEEGLVSPPAAAPPKETFQCAKCYMIFPTGQALGGHKRKHFLEKEQLRPSITPSPQTTATTEPAPLVAHANPASPIASAASPAPMANGGATPEPPIASAAPPAPMANGGSTPETPIGAAAAEQPGINIFDLNELPKDHEGENQP from the coding sequence ATGGACTCGCGACGTGGagcctactactactacatgacggcggcggcggcggcgaaggttGATGCCACTGACGATGAGGAGCCGCCAGCGCCAGCTGAGCTCGCTCCGAAGGCTGCGTCGCAGAAGAAGGTGGTGGAGGTGCAAGGCGCCGGCTTGGGCGATGGCGCCGttgacgccgcgccgccggtgcgCGAGGATCTGACGTGCCCGGAGTGCGGGAAGGCCTTCCTGTCGGACAAGGCGATGTACGGACACCTGCGGTCTCACCCACAGAGGCGCTCCAGGTAcaagggggcggcggcggcggccgacgaggGTTTCATGGGGGGAGTCACGAGGACGCGGAAGGTGGCGCAGAAGGAGGCCGcgctcggcgaccaccaccacccgggGAGGTCTCCGGTGACGGGGAAGCGCGGGCGCCCGCCGCCCTCAGCCGGCAGTGGTGGccctcccgcgcccgcgcctgcGCCGTCTATGCTGCAGCCGCTCctcacggaggaggaggaggcggcgatgacTCTCCTGGACCTGGCCGCGGGGCGCCGGAGGACGTCTGAGCAACCTACGCAACAGGAACgtgtcgccgacgacgacgacggccccCCGGCGGCTTTGCACCGGATGCCAAGCGTCGAGCGAGACGCCCACGCGCCGGGCGTCCAGCAGCTCTCGGCACCGGATCATgtcggtggcgacgacgcggaGCAGAAGACATGGGAAGCTGAGAAGCCCGAGCTGCACGTGCATATCTTTGGGATCGTCCAGGGGTTCGTGGTGCAGGAGGAGCCCGAGAAGGCTGCTCTCAAGGAGCATGTCGCCGCGGTCACCGCCGAGCCGCACATGCCGGAGCCGAGGACGCCAGTGAAGCTGGGGCCTATAGCCGAGGCGCCTATCCTCGGCGACAAGAACCGTCCCGCCGACACGCCCCtgtcctcctcccgccgcacCAAGTATCCAGTGAAGCCAGGATCCCATGGCGTCGAGCAACAGTCTCCCCCAGCGCCAGCGCCACCTGCAGCGGACgttgggccgccgccgccgccggtggtgaGGCGCATCCCGTCGCCAGCTTCGGATAAGAAGTTCGGCTGTCCGGTTTGCCCCAGGACGTTCTCCAGTTACCAAGCCCTAGGCGGCCACACGACAATGCACAAGAGGGAGCTCAGGAGAAGCGctcagcagcggcagcacgaCGCGCACAGCATCCTGGCCCAGCAGCTCCACGGCGTCGTCGACGCCCCCGTCGTCGCTGCTTCTGGCCGTGGTCCCGTGGAGGAGGGCTTGGTcagcccaccggcggcggcgccgcccaaGGAGACATTCCAGTGCGCCAAGTGCTACATGATCTTCCCCACCGGGCAGGCTCTCGGCGGCCACAAGCGGAAGCATTTTCTCGAGAAGGAGCAGCTGCGGCCCAGCATCACGCCCTCGCCGCAGACGACGGCCACCACCGAGCCTGCGCCGCTGGTTGCGCACGCCAATCCCGCGTCGCCGATCGCCAGCGCCGCTTCTCCGGCACCCATGGCCAACGGCGGCGCCACGCCTGAGCCACCGATTGCCAGCGCCGCTCCTCCGGCGCCCATGGCCAACGGCGGCTCCACGCCTGAGACGCCGATCGGCGCCGCTGCAGCTGAGCAGCCGGGCATAAACATTTTTGACCTCAACGAGCTGCCCAAGGATCATGAGGGGGAGAACCAACCCTAG
- the LOC102718643 gene encoding uncharacterized protein LOC102718643 isoform X2, with protein MSMSYDGDQSEDRQSEEVQSAYKSHGGGVLRGYFNLDRSEEQNEENEWSWVPQDADPLAESMSSLQTTQAALENEMQKLSELSKELGADNFSGDNREHNLFVSPSKDDVLETNEKMSRLRQKLEEASSTIREKDSRLLELQERLDTAHAPTSEQEAFDIGQLEMDLDHQLQEKIEAEIQSLVMLKARQSWQVRTEDQLALKEHRLKLSSGAGGGGDGDTRMMLKLRETESKIVKLKEQVEKLEAQERELFGTTQVLRMQSRTFKICLSGLVQLVLLFLSLKAFLSLFSDPFDDLVPT; from the exons ATGTCGATGAGCTACGACGGGGATCAAAGCGAGGACCGGCAAAGCGAGGAGGTTCAATCAGCATACAAGAGCCACGGTGGGGGCGTGTTGAGGGGgtattttaatttggatcGGTCTGAAGAACAAAACGAGGAGAATGAGTGGAGTTGGGTGCCTCAAGACGCTGATCCTCTAGCTGAATCGATGTCTTCGCTTCAGACAACACAAGCAGCTCTTGAAAATG AGATGCAGAAATTGTCAGAACTTAGCAAGGAGTTAGGGGCTGACAACTTCAGCGGTGATAACAGAGAACACAATTTGTTCGTCTCTCCCAGCAAGGATGATGTGCTGGAAACGAACGAAAAGATGAGCCGTCTCAGACAGAAACTGGAAGAAGCGTCGAGCACTATCAGAGAGAAGGATTCAAGATTACTGGAGCTTCAGGAACGTCTTGACACCGCGCATGCGCCGACGTCGGAGCAGGAGGCCTTCGACATCGGCCAGCTGGAGATGGACCTCGACCACCAGCTCCAGGAGAAAATCGAGGCCGAAATCCAGTCACTGGTCATGCTGAAGGCGAGGCAGAGCTGGCAGGTCCGGACAGAGGACCAGCTTGCCCTGAAGGAGCACAGGCTCAAGCTgtcctccggcgccggcggcggcggcgacggcgacacgagGATGATGCTCAAGCTACGGGAGACGGAGAGCAAGATCGTCAAGCTGAAGGAGCAGGTGGAGAAGCTGGAGGCGCAGGAGAGGGAGCTGTTCGGGACGACGCAGGTGCTGAGGATGCAGAGCAGGACGTTCAAGATATGCCTCTCCGGCCTCGTCCAGCTGGTCCtgctcttcctctccctcaaGGCGTTCCTCAGCCTCTTCTCTGACCCATTCGATGACCTTGTGCCGACGTGA
- the LOC102718643 gene encoding uncharacterized protein LOC102718643 isoform X1, whose amino-acid sequence MALLDSAARARDSSQSPVRLRLESSPIEANCGVAAGFGGADRGGDSTELQPREMKIWSLGGAPEENLIGFLPKLPLDEKAVARKLSLPCVAMLQEKYVLQTSPRKGRRMRRWRRVRREQRDNNPLNLNVHFLVLATGYSLGIGSKIISGDCVSRKRIRMRDLGVARIRRRSRRSALRDKGEACIFESYFIASGAGSSAVGSSSSSHQIMSMSYDGDQSEDRQSEEVQSAYKSHGGGVLRGYFNLDRSEEQNEENEWSWVPQDADPLAESMSSLQTTQAALENEMQKLSELSKELGADNFSGDNREHNLFVSPSKDDVLETNEKMSRLRQKLEEASSTIREKDSRLLELQERLDTAHAPTSEQEAFDIGQLEMDLDHQLQEKIEAEIQSLVMLKARQSWQVRTEDQLALKEHRLKLSSGAGGGGDGDTRMMLKLRETESKIVKLKEQVEKLEAQERELFGTTQVLRMQSRTFKICLSGLVQLVLLFLSLKAFLSLFSDPFDDLVPT is encoded by the exons ATGGCTCTGTTGGATTCTGCAGCTAGGGCAAGGGATTCCTCCCAGTCGCCTGTAAGGTTGCGGCTCGAATCTTCTCCAATCGAGGCGAATTGTGGTGTGGCAGCTGGGTTTGGTGGTGCGGATAGAGGGGGAGATTCCACCGAATTGCAACCGAGGGAGATGAAAATTTGGAGCTTGGGTGGTGCTCCTGAGGAGAATCTTATTGGGTTCCTTCCCAAGTTACCTCTCGACGAGAAGGCCGTCGCACGCAAGCTCTCTCTACCATGTGTGGCAATGCTGCAAGAAAAGTATGTTCTGCAGACATCACCAAGAAAAGGGCGTAGGATGAGGAGATGGAGAAGGGTGAGGAGGGAACAAAGAGACAACAACCCATTGAATCTGAATGTCCATTTTCTGGTGCTAGCCACAGGGTACTCGCTAGGGATAGGATCAAAGATAATATCTGGGGATTGTGTTAGTAGGAAAAGGATTAGGATGAGGGATCTTGGTGTTGCGCGGATACGGCGCAGGTCGCGGCGAAGCGCTTTGAGGGACAAGGGTGAGGCTTGCATTTTTGAGTCTTACTTCATAGCATCTGGTGCAGGTAGTAGTGCTgttggcagcagcagcagcagccatcaGATAATGTCGATGAGCTACGACGGGGATCAAAGCGAGGACCGGCAAAGCGAGGAGGTTCAATCAGCATACAAGAGCCACGGTGGGGGCGTGTTGAGGGGgtattttaatttggatcGGTCTGAAGAACAAAACGAGGAGAATGAGTGGAGTTGGGTGCCTCAAGACGCTGATCCTCTAGCTGAATCGATGTCTTCGCTTCAGACAACACAAGCAGCTCTTGAAAATG AGATGCAGAAATTGTCAGAACTTAGCAAGGAGTTAGGGGCTGACAACTTCAGCGGTGATAACAGAGAACACAATTTGTTCGTCTCTCCCAGCAAGGATGATGTGCTGGAAACGAACGAAAAGATGAGCCGTCTCAGACAGAAACTGGAAGAAGCGTCGAGCACTATCAGAGAGAAGGATTCAAGATTACTGGAGCTTCAGGAACGTCTTGACACCGCGCATGCGCCGACGTCGGAGCAGGAGGCCTTCGACATCGGCCAGCTGGAGATGGACCTCGACCACCAGCTCCAGGAGAAAATCGAGGCCGAAATCCAGTCACTGGTCATGCTGAAGGCGAGGCAGAGCTGGCAGGTCCGGACAGAGGACCAGCTTGCCCTGAAGGAGCACAGGCTCAAGCTgtcctccggcgccggcggcggcggcgacggcgacacgagGATGATGCTCAAGCTACGGGAGACGGAGAGCAAGATCGTCAAGCTGAAGGAGCAGGTGGAGAAGCTGGAGGCGCAGGAGAGGGAGCTGTTCGGGACGACGCAGGTGCTGAGGATGCAGAGCAGGACGTTCAAGATATGCCTCTCCGGCCTCGTCCAGCTGGTCCtgctcttcctctccctcaaGGCGTTCCTCAGCCTCTTCTCTGACCCATTCGATGACCTTGTGCCGACGTGA